The Dehalococcoidales bacterium genome has a segment encoding these proteins:
- a CDS encoding ABC transporter ATP-binding protein: MPEQNRQNGTNYNNSKRTPPMGGRGFGGGPMHGAGMGGEKPKSFKKTMRTFLRYLKPYRFSLILVLIFAVASTVFTIVGPKLFGNATTKLFEGVMAKAANIPGAAIDFNYIGNIALLLLGIYLLSMALSYIQGYILSGISMKVTYNFRKNIAEKIKRVPFKYFDKSSHGDVLSRVTNDVDTVSNTLTQNLSQIVTSVTTIIGVLVMMLSISWMMTLVALIVIPISLGLIAVVVKRSQKYFRKQQTYLGHVNGHVEEMYGGHIVMKSFNGEEKSIQQFDKLNEELYDSGWKSQFLSGMMMPIMNFVGNLSYVGVSILGGYLAANGTIKVGDILAFIQYVRSFNHPIGQVANIANILQSTAAAAERVFEFLDEDEDLPDPVDFTKLAQVNGDVSFNGVRFGYTPDKEIIHNFSVDIRSGQKVAIVGPTGAGKTTLVKLLMRFYDVDGGSISIDGIDIKQFSREYLRDMFGMVLQDTWLFNGSIRENISYSNLVATDEEIVAAATMANADHFIRTLPHGYDMELNEESSNISQGEKQLLTIARAFLADPKILILDEATSSVDTRTEALIQKAMEDLMKGRTSFIIAHRLSTIRNADVILVISNGDIIEQGTHADLMAANGFYASLYNSQFEGAEV; the protein is encoded by the coding sequence ATGCCTGAACAGAATCGACAAAACGGGACAAACTATAACAATTCCAAGAGAACACCTCCGATGGGCGGCAGGGGTTTTGGCGGAGGGCCCATGCACGGGGCGGGGATGGGGGGTGAAAAGCCGAAGAGTTTTAAGAAAACCATGAGGACTTTCTTAAGATATTTGAAGCCGTACCGCTTTTCACTGATTTTAGTGCTTATTTTTGCGGTTGCCAGCACCGTCTTTACTATAGTGGGGCCCAAACTTTTCGGTAACGCTACCACCAAACTATTTGAAGGGGTGATGGCTAAGGCAGCCAATATTCCCGGGGCGGCAATCGATTTTAACTATATCGGTAACATTGCCCTTTTGCTGCTTGGTATCTACCTTTTAAGTATGGCTCTCAGCTATATTCAAGGCTATATTTTATCGGGTATATCAATGAAGGTGACTTATAACTTCCGTAAAAATATAGCCGAGAAAATTAAACGGGTACCGTTTAAGTATTTCGATAAAAGCAGTCATGGTGACGTTTTAAGCCGTGTTACCAACGATGTGGACACCGTAAGCAATACCTTAACCCAAAACCTTTCTCAGATTGTAACGTCGGTTACAACGATTATCGGTGTTTTGGTGATGATGCTCTCCATTAGCTGGATGATGACATTGGTTGCTTTAATTGTAATCCCTATATCGTTGGGGTTAATTGCCGTGGTTGTCAAAAGATCTCAAAAATACTTCAGGAAACAGCAAACTTATTTGGGACATGTCAACGGCCATGTTGAAGAGATGTATGGCGGCCATATCGTAATGAAATCGTTTAACGGGGAAGAAAAATCAATTCAACAGTTTGATAAGTTAAACGAAGAGCTTTATGATTCCGGCTGGAAATCACAGTTCTTATCGGGGATGATGATGCCGATAATGAATTTTGTCGGTAACTTATCCTATGTAGGGGTGAGTATACTTGGCGGGTATTTGGCTGCGAACGGAACTATTAAAGTCGGTGATATTCTCGCCTTTATCCAGTATGTCAGATCCTTTAACCATCCTATAGGACAGGTAGCAAATATAGCTAATATATTGCAGTCTACGGCTGCGGCGGCAGAACGTGTATTCGAATTTTTGGATGAAGACGAGGATTTGCCGGATCCCGTTGATTTTACAAAATTAGCGCAAGTTAACGGAGACGTTTCCTTTAATGGAGTCCGTTTCGGATATACACCGGATAAAGAAATCATTCATAATTTCTCGGTTGATATCCGCTCCGGGCAAAAGGTTGCCATTGTCGGGCCAACCGGTGCCGGTAAAACGACACTGGTTAAATTGCTTATGCGTTTTTACGATGTTGACGGCGGTTCTATTTCAATTGATGGCATCGATATCAAACAATTTAGCCGCGAATATTTAAGGGACATGTTTGGGATGGTGCTCCAGGATACATGGCTCTTTAACGGTTCTATTCGGGAAAATATAAGTTACAGTAACCTTGTGGCAACCGATGAAGAGATTGTTGCCGCGGCAACTATGGCGAATGCGGATCACTTTATACGCACTTTACCGCATGGTTACGATATGGAATTAAACGAAGAGTCAAGTAATATCTCACAAGGAGAAAAGCAGTTACTGACAATAGCCAGGGCATTCCTTGCCGACCCCAAAATACTGATTTTGGATGAGGCGACCAGTTCGGTAGATACAAGAACGGAAGCTTTAATTCAGAAAGCAATGGAAGATTTGATGAAGGGTCGTACAAGCTTTATTATTGCCCATCGGCTTTCGACTATCCGTAACGCCGATGTAATTTTGGTAATTAGTAACGGAGATATTATAGAGCAGGGGACCCATGCGGACTTAATGGCTGCCAACGGTTTTTATGCCTCCCTTTATAACAGTCAGTTTGAGGGGGCCGAAGTTTAA
- a CDS encoding zinc-ribbon domain containing protein: MSFTEKSIVCSDCGATFVFSVEEQEFFESKGYTNEPKRCPTCRQARKQERLGNSGGFGGGRRQMFPTVCAECGKDTEVPFEPRGDKPVYCSDCYRKNRA, translated from the coding sequence ATGAGCTTTACTGAGAAATCCATTGTATGCTCTGATTGCGGCGCTACTTTTGTTTTTAGCGTTGAAGAGCAGGAATTCTTTGAGTCAAAAGGCTACACCAATGAACCGAAGCGTTGTCCTACTTGCCGCCAGGCTAGAAAGCAAGAGCGTCTTGGGAATAGTGGTGGGTTCGGTGGCGGAAGACGTCAGATGTTCCCGACTGTTTGTGCAGAATGTGGTAAAGATACGGAAGTTCCGTTTGAACCGCGTGGCGACAAACCGGTCTATTGCAGCGACTGCTATAGAAAGAACAGAGCCTAG
- a CDS encoding peptidylprolyl isomerase gives MANNGSVVRVHYTGRLDDGSVFDSSLNRSPLEFKLGSGQVIPGFDEAVLSMSVGETKTVTIPAEQAYGPRHEELILVVEKEKLPAELNPQVGDKLQMRQPDGAPVTVVVTEITEDAVTLDANHDLAGKDLTFELTLVEEK, from the coding sequence ATGGCAAATAACGGCAGTGTTGTAAGAGTTCATTATACCGGAAGGCTTGATGACGGGAGTGTTTTTGATTCTTCCCTAAACCGCAGCCCTTTGGAATTTAAACTGGGCAGCGGTCAAGTTATCCCCGGCTTTGATGAAGCTGTACTGAGTATGAGCGTCGGTGAAACGAAAACCGTTACAATCCCGGCCGAACAAGCTTACGGGCCGAGGCATGAGGAATTGATATTGGTGGTAGAGAAAGAAAAACTCCCCGCCGAATTAAACCCGCAAGTTGGCGATAAACTGCAGATGAGGCAACCCGATGGAGCCCCCGTTACGGTTGTTGTTACTGAAATAACCGAAGATGCGGTTACCTTGGATGCCAATCATGATTTGGCAGGAAAAGATTTAACGTTTGAGTTAACTCTTGTAGAAGAAAAATGA
- a CDS encoding alpha/beta hydrolase, whose protein sequence is MGQTSVWSTIGIVVLIYVILSTLAAYVLVRIPRLPVKDNPSKIGLEYEDVSFPSRKDNLTLKGWYMPGKKAFTIVLITGMRQNRVDYRINSLNMAKGFVERGFNVLFFDQRGRGESEGQGIVLTNFEEDIGGAIDFIKKRNGPNEQIGLIGLSAGAAATVAFSSAEEVDAVVADSCFTSVVRVFSQKGASMLKLPRPIVILLAVGVWIMARIMYGFRRTNPADKVASVKCPILFIQGDKDDWVTVDTTERLLKLSDNPLDEVWYVPNAGHTKTFGIDPEGYIDRIASFFEKFEKVPTLSNKQEATI, encoded by the coding sequence ATGGGCCAAACCTCTGTATGGTCAACAATCGGAATTGTCGTTTTGATATATGTTATTCTGTCCACACTGGCAGCATATGTTCTTGTACGTATTCCGCGCTTGCCCGTCAAGGATAACCCCTCTAAAATCGGGCTTGAATACGAAGATGTATCTTTTCCCAGCCGCAAAGATAATTTGACGCTAAAGGGTTGGTATATGCCCGGCAAAAAGGCTTTTACGATTGTCTTAATTACAGGAATGCGGCAAAACCGCGTAGACTATCGTATCAACAGCCTTAATATGGCCAAAGGCTTTGTGGAAAGGGGCTTTAATGTCCTCTTTTTTGATCAGCGCGGACGCGGGGAATCGGAAGGGCAAGGGATTGTCCTTACTAATTTTGAAGAAGATATCGGCGGTGCAATTGACTTTATTAAGAAACGAAACGGCCCCAATGAACAAATCGGGCTTATCGGTCTTTCTGCAGGTGCCGCCGCTACGGTCGCCTTTAGTAGCGCGGAGGAAGTTGATGCAGTTGTTGCCGACAGTTGCTTTACAAGCGTTGTCAGGGTCTTTTCTCAAAAAGGGGCTTCGATGTTGAAGTTGCCGCGCCCGATTGTGATATTACTGGCAGTCGGGGTTTGGATAATGGCACGCATAATGTACGGATTCCGCAGAACCAATCCGGCGGATAAAGTTGCCAGTGTAAAGTGTCCGATTCTTTTTATCCAAGGCGATAAAGATGATTGGGTAACAGTCGATACCACGGAAAGGCTGCTTAAGCTTTCCGACAACCCCCTGGATGAAGTCTGGTACGTCCCGAATGCCGGACATACCAAGACTTTTGGGATTGACCCTGAGGGGTATATTGATCGAATCGCATCCTTTTTTGAAAAATTCGAAAAAGTGCCAACTTTAAGCAATAAACAAGAAGCTACGATATAG
- a CDS encoding phosphoribosyltransferase family protein, whose protein sequence is MHISRQALFENRYDAGSKLAEKLQAYKDQSAIVFAIPNGGIPVGVQVALSLNAELDLVISRKIPIPLRPEGGFGAVADDGTTIYNEPVLRHINLNEQQINYQVNLVRSNIKQRSIFYRGNKPLALVTDKTIIVVDDGLASGYTMLAAVESLRRRRPKQIIVAVPAAPAAAVLNVEKTADKVITVETAYTPKFYVSDYYKYWNVLSDDEGLRAFNDWKMRRYQSKLNPPQMK, encoded by the coding sequence TTGCATATTTCCAGGCAAGCTCTCTTTGAAAACAGATACGATGCCGGCAGTAAGTTGGCAGAAAAACTACAAGCTTATAAGGACCAATCGGCAATTGTTTTTGCCATTCCCAACGGAGGTATTCCGGTCGGCGTCCAAGTTGCTTTATCTCTTAATGCCGAGCTGGACTTAGTGATTTCTCGTAAAATCCCGATTCCTTTAAGACCTGAAGGCGGTTTCGGCGCCGTAGCCGATGACGGGACAACTATTTACAACGAGCCCGTTTTAAGACATATCAATTTAAACGAGCAGCAGATTAATTATCAGGTCAATCTGGTTAGAAGTAATATCAAACAGCGCAGTATTTTCTATCGCGGAAACAAGCCGCTGGCACTCGTAACCGATAAAACAATTATCGTAGTTGATGACGGGCTGGCTTCGGGCTATACCATGCTGGCAGCGGTTGAATCGCTCAGACGCCGCCGCCCCAAGCAGATTATTGTCGCCGTACCGGCAGCCCCTGCCGCCGCCGTCTTAAACGTTGAGAAAACTGCGGATAAAGTTATAACGGTGGAGACAGCCTACACACCTAAATTCTACGTTTCGGATTATTACAAATACTGGAACGTGCTTAGCGACGATGAAGGGTTAAGGGCCTTTAACGATTGGAAAATGAGGCGTTATCAATCCAAATTAAACCCGCCGCAAATGAAATAA
- a CDS encoding exonuclease SbcCD subunit D, with protein sequence MPLKIIHFADLHLGVESYGRTDPETGMSSRLLDFLATFDKLVDYAVDNKVDLILFCGDTYKNRNPSQTQQREFAKRIRRLSEAGIPVFLLAGNHDMPNDTKRATSTEIFDTLAIKNIYVANRPEVFKINTAKGDIQIAALPWMRRSPLMSKGKASDLTFSEINDEMQEKLANIINMQAKQIDPNLPAILASHIWITGVKTGSEDSMTIGQEHALPPGTIANPAFDYIALGHIHRHQVMNENPPMTYSGSLDKLDFGDEDDEKGFYLVEIEDNPKSDKRKVSYEFYILEGRRFITIKAEIEPGDINPTQTVLNAISAHRIDNAIVKLQIKLTQESEKMILDGAIKEALKEADYFTIAKEVKRNPRTRAVSQAIEGLSVADTLQSWLGATNVTEERAKILMRYGKELINEIQS encoded by the coding sequence ATGCCGTTGAAAATAATTCATTTTGCCGATCTCCATTTGGGGGTTGAAAGTTATGGGCGCACAGACCCTGAAACGGGAATGTCGTCACGGCTGCTGGATTTTTTAGCCACTTTTGACAAGCTGGTTGACTATGCGGTTGATAATAAGGTTGATTTGATACTCTTTTGCGGAGACACCTACAAAAACCGCAACCCCAGCCAAACACAACAGAGGGAATTTGCAAAACGCATCCGCAGGCTTTCCGAAGCCGGAATCCCCGTTTTCCTCCTTGCCGGCAATCACGATATGCCCAACGATACCAAAAGAGCAACCTCTACCGAAATATTTGATACGCTTGCCATAAAAAATATCTACGTTGCCAATCGCCCCGAAGTCTTTAAAATCAACACCGCTAAAGGGGATATCCAAATCGCGGCACTGCCGTGGATGAGGCGCAGCCCCCTAATGAGTAAAGGAAAAGCATCAGATCTGACATTTAGTGAAATCAACGACGAGATGCAAGAAAAACTGGCAAACATTATTAATATGCAAGCCAAACAAATTGATCCTAACTTACCTGCAATCCTTGCCTCACACATCTGGATAACCGGGGTTAAAACCGGTTCGGAAGATTCGATGACCATCGGACAAGAACATGCTCTACCCCCGGGGACCATTGCCAACCCGGCGTTTGATTATATTGCCCTGGGGCATATCCACCGCCATCAAGTTATGAACGAAAACCCGCCGATGACCTATTCCGGAAGCCTCGATAAATTGGATTTTGGAGACGAGGATGATGAAAAGGGTTTTTATTTGGTGGAGATAGAAGACAACCCAAAATCCGATAAAAGGAAGGTTTCATACGAATTCTACATTCTTGAAGGCAGGCGCTTTATAACTATCAAGGCCGAAATAGAACCGGGGGATATTAACCCCACACAAACCGTCTTAAATGCAATCAGCGCACATAGAATTGACAATGCAATTGTAAAATTACAAATAAAACTCACTCAAGAGTCGGAAAAAATGATTCTGGACGGAGCAATAAAAGAAGCCCTTAAAGAAGCTGATTATTTTACAATCGCCAAAGAAGTAAAGCGCAACCCCCGCACAAGGGCCGTCTCTCAGGCCATAGAAGGGCTTTCTGTGGCCGATACACTGCAATCATGGCTTGGTGCTACTAATGTCACCGAAGAACGTGCTAAAATACTTATGCGGTACGGGAAAGAACTTATTAACGAGATTCAATCGTAA
- a CDS encoding glycine--tRNA ligase, whose translation MSENNQVSMEKIVSLCRRRGFIFPSSEIYGGLSSCWDYGPLGVELKRNIKDAWWRAMVHNRDDIVGLDCSILMHPDVWKASGHVDGFSDPMVDCKGCKMRWRSDTLETTVCPSCGGELTEPRQFNLMFKTFMGPIEDAASIVYLRPETAQGIFVNFENVVNTTRKKLPFGIAQAGKSFRNEITTGNFIFRSREFEQMEMEFFCVPGTDDEWLEYWRNERMNWYIGLGIDPEKLHFREHSKDELAHYAKGCYDIEFLFPMGWSELEGIANRCDFDLTQHAKFSGKKLEYVNNETGEHIVPYVIEPSAGVDRSVLAFLCNAYCEEPDKDEIRTVLKLHPALAPFKVAILPLSRKENLVNLAKEIHNDVRKQWMTSYDDSQSIGRRYRRQDEIGTPYCVTVDFDSLEDKQVTVRERDSMMQIRIPISELTKTISAKMAGEPFDVLPPGGRLL comes from the coding sequence TTGTCTGAAAATAATCAGGTTAGCATGGAAAAAATAGTTTCATTGTGCCGCCGACGCGGCTTCATTTTTCCGTCAAGTGAAATCTATGGCGGGCTTTCGAGTTGTTGGGACTACGGTCCTCTCGGTGTAGAATTAAAACGTAATATCAAGGACGCCTGGTGGAGAGCAATGGTCCACAATCGCGATGACATTGTCGGTTTGGATTGCAGTATCCTGATGCATCCGGATGTTTGGAAAGCCAGCGGACATGTTGACGGCTTCTCCGATCCCATGGTCGATTGCAAAGGCTGTAAGATGCGCTGGCGCTCGGATACGTTGGAAACCACAGTTTGTCCGTCATGCGGCGGAGAACTGACCGAGCCACGCCAGTTCAACTTGATGTTTAAAACCTTTATGGGACCGATTGAAGATGCAGCCAGCATTGTTTACCTGCGCCCCGAAACCGCACAAGGAATCTTTGTTAATTTTGAAAATGTGGTTAACACCACACGCAAAAAACTGCCTTTTGGCATCGCACAGGCCGGTAAATCCTTCCGCAATGAAATTACCACCGGGAATTTTATATTCCGCAGCCGAGAGTTTGAACAAATGGAAATGGAATTCTTTTGCGTGCCGGGAACAGACGATGAATGGTTGGAATATTGGCGGAACGAACGCATGAATTGGTACATCGGCCTCGGAATTGATCCTGAAAAACTGCATTTCCGCGAACACAGTAAAGATGAGTTGGCGCACTATGCCAAGGGTTGTTACGACATTGAATTTCTGTTCCCAATGGGATGGTCAGAATTAGAAGGCATCGCCAATCGTTGTGATTTTGATCTAACCCAACATGCCAAATTCAGCGGCAAAAAATTGGAATATGTCAACAATGAAACGGGTGAACATATCGTTCCTTACGTTATTGAGCCGTCCGCGGGTGTGGACCGCTCGGTTTTGGCTTTCCTTTGCAACGCCTACTGTGAAGAACCCGATAAGGATGAAATCCGCACCGTATTGAAATTGCACCCTGCCCTGGCACCCTTTAAAGTAGCCATTCTGCCGCTTAGCCGTAAAGAAAACCTGGTTAATTTGGCAAAAGAAATTCATAACGATGTCAGAAAACAATGGATGACAAGTTATGATGATTCGCAAAGTATCGGCAGAAGATATCGCAGGCAAGATGAAATCGGTACCCCGTATTGTGTAACCGTTGATTTTGATTCGCTGGAAGATAAACAAGTTACTGTACGTGAACGGGACAGCATGATGCAGATTCGTATCCCCATAAGCGAACTAACTAAGACTATCTCCGCAAAAATGGCCGGCGAACCGTTTGATGTATTACCACCCGGCGGACGTCTCTTATAA